From Cellulosimicrobium sp. ES-005, one genomic window encodes:
- a CDS encoding FAD-dependent oxidoreductase produces the protein MSAGRHVVVGGGLAAAKAVETLRDEGYDGGLTVVARERHRPYERPPLSKDYLRGEAERESVFPLSADWYAEHDVELLTGTDATAVDLAGRSVSLADGRTLPYEKLLLATGSAPRRIPLPGLDLDGVHELRTLDESDALAAALRAAHDGGTGRLVIVGDGWIGLEVAASARTLGLDVTVIGLGTHPLERVLGPEMGELYGQVHADHGVHLHRRAQVTGISGSGGRATGVDLADGTHVDADLVLVAVGAVPNIGLARDAGLALDSSTGGVVASATLQTTDPDVFVAGDIASVPSARYGRSVRVEHWATALNQGPHAARAMLGATDPYPELPYFFSDQYDVGMEYLGFVAGPEAYDEVVVSGSVPDRELVAFWLKDGRVEAGMAVNVWDRMEDVKALIHRDAPVDRTDLESFVS, from the coding sequence ATGAGCGCTGGACGTCACGTCGTCGTCGGAGGAGGGCTCGCCGCCGCGAAGGCCGTCGAGACGCTGCGCGACGAGGGCTACGACGGCGGGCTGACCGTCGTCGCGCGCGAGCGGCACCGGCCGTACGAGCGGCCGCCGCTGTCGAAGGACTACCTGCGCGGCGAGGCGGAGCGCGAGTCGGTGTTCCCCCTCTCCGCGGACTGGTACGCCGAGCACGACGTCGAGCTCCTCACCGGGACCGACGCGACCGCCGTCGACCTCGCGGGCCGGAGCGTGTCCCTCGCCGACGGCCGGACCCTGCCGTACGAGAAATTGCTGCTCGCCACGGGATCGGCCCCGCGCCGAATCCCGCTGCCCGGCCTCGACCTGGACGGCGTCCACGAGCTGCGCACGCTCGACGAAAGCGACGCGCTCGCCGCCGCGCTGCGCGCCGCCCACGACGGCGGCACGGGGCGGCTCGTCATCGTCGGCGACGGGTGGATCGGGCTCGAGGTCGCGGCGTCGGCCCGCACGCTCGGTCTGGACGTCACGGTGATCGGGCTCGGCACGCACCCGCTCGAGCGCGTCCTCGGCCCGGAGATGGGCGAGCTGTACGGGCAGGTCCACGCCGACCACGGCGTCCACCTCCACCGCCGCGCCCAGGTCACGGGCATCTCGGGCTCAGGCGGCCGCGCGACGGGCGTCGACCTCGCCGACGGGACCCACGTCGACGCCGACCTCGTGCTCGTCGCCGTCGGCGCGGTCCCGAACATCGGGCTCGCCCGGGACGCGGGCCTCGCGCTCGACTCCTCGACGGGCGGCGTCGTCGCCTCGGCGACGCTCCAGACCACCGACCCCGACGTCTTCGTCGCCGGCGACATCGCGAGCGTCCCGTCCGCGCGCTACGGAAGGTCGGTGCGCGTCGAGCACTGGGCGACGGCCCTCAACCAGGGTCCGCACGCCGCGCGCGCGATGCTCGGCGCGACCGACCCCTACCCCGAGCTGCCGTACTTCTTCTCCGACCAGTACGACGTCGGCATGGAGTACCTCGGCTTCGTCGCCGGCCCCGAGGCCTACGACGAGGTCGTGGTCTCCGGCTCGGTCCCCGACCGCGAGCTCGTCGCGTTCTGGCTCAAGGACGGCCGCGTCGAGGCCGGCATGGCCGTCAACGTCTGGGACCGCATGGAGGACGTCAAGGCCCTCATCCACCGCGACGCTCCGGTCGACCGCACCGACCTGGAGTCCTTCGTCTCCTGA
- a CDS encoding ParA family protein, protein MTTYAYWNNKGGTGKTSLCFQSICFYAHSHPGERVLAIDVCPQANLSELFLGGLANEGSTRLLARQGETVRATIGGYFQLRLPAPYSPPSINAHDFITTPADFNPDIPTNVDLICGDPLLELQSNAISTLANNQIPGTNAWVAVVDWLRDLLADIQDDYDTIFIDCNPSFSIYTQIALSAVDRLVLPVMADDSSRRAIQNAFSLVYGLKLPSDIYQSYAFATRLIEEGRELPKVHLIAKNRITQYMGSASAYAAVLRSIDDDVAKLISSNPSIFTFSDVASGVVNIRDFQTTGVVAFAQGTPLYALKSGKRTVLGHRVTVHEDYRLNMVDAMNSLTAKL, encoded by the coding sequence GTGACAACCTACGCCTACTGGAACAACAAGGGCGGCACGGGCAAGACCAGCCTGTGCTTCCAGTCCATCTGCTTCTATGCCCATAGCCATCCCGGGGAACGTGTCCTCGCGATTGACGTCTGCCCGCAAGCGAATCTCTCCGAGTTGTTCTTGGGCGGCCTGGCGAACGAGGGAAGTACCCGCCTGCTCGCCCGCCAAGGCGAGACCGTCCGCGCGACCATCGGCGGCTACTTCCAGCTTCGGCTGCCGGCTCCGTACTCGCCGCCCTCGATCAACGCGCACGACTTCATCACCACGCCAGCTGATTTCAATCCGGACATCCCGACCAATGTCGACCTGATCTGTGGCGATCCTCTGCTCGAACTCCAGTCCAACGCGATCTCGACTCTCGCGAACAACCAGATCCCGGGTACGAATGCCTGGGTCGCCGTTGTCGACTGGCTCCGCGATCTGCTCGCAGACATCCAGGACGACTACGACACCATCTTCATCGACTGCAACCCGAGCTTCTCGATCTACACACAGATCGCTCTGTCCGCCGTGGACCGACTCGTGCTGCCGGTCATGGCCGACGATTCCTCGCGCCGCGCTATCCAGAACGCCTTCTCGCTCGTCTACGGTCTGAAGCTTCCGTCTGACATCTATCAGTCCTACGCCTTCGCCACCCGTCTCATTGAAGAAGGTCGCGAGCTGCCCAAGGTCCACCTCATCGCGAAGAACCGGATCACTCAGTACATGGGCTCTGCGTCGGCCTACGCGGCCGTGCTTCGATCGATCGACGACGATGTCGCGAAGTTGATCAGTAGCAACCCCAGCATCTTCACCTTCAGCGACGTCGCCAGCGGGGTCGTCAACATTCGGGACTTCCAGACCACAGGAGTTGTCGCGTTCGCGCAGGGCACTCCGCTCTACGCTCTCAAGTCAGGCAAGCGGACGGTGCTAGGACACCGCGTGACTGTCCATGAGGACTACCGATTGAACATGGTGGACGCTATGAACAGCCTCACCGCGAAGCTCTGA